A portion of the Simkania negevensis Z genome contains these proteins:
- a CDS encoding STAS domain-containing protein — MTVGLNVKINEVKQKTILRIEGRLDAASAPILENKLTELISAGKTDLILDFAKVDYLSSAGMRLLLSTTKKLKGSGGKLHFCSISEEVMEIIKMAGFERILSIYPTEQEAINAF; from the coding sequence ATGACAGTCGGGTTAAACGTCAAAATTAATGAAGTTAAGCAAAAGACCATTCTTCGGATTGAAGGAAGACTAGATGCGGCTTCTGCCCCTATTTTAGAGAATAAACTTACAGAACTTATTTCAGCAGGAAAAACTGACCTCATACTCGACTTTGCAAAAGTCGATTATTTAAGTAGTGCTGGAATGCGCCTTCTTCTTTCTACAACGAAAAAGCTAAAAGGTTCTGGAGGGAAGCTCCATTTTTGCTCCATTAGTGAAGAAGTTATGGAGATCATCAAAATGGCAGGTTTTGAGCGTATCTTAAGCATTTACCCAACAGAGCAAGAAGCTATCAATGCTTTTTAG
- a CDS encoding KH domain-containing protein, translated as MEEFVSYLIKNLVDRPDDVKISVFDGEKSTVVEIVVDNEDVAKLVGRQGRTIKALRTIAMTVAARIGRKVRLEIVQ; from the coding sequence ATGGAAGAATTTGTAAGCTATTTAATTAAGAACTTAGTCGATCGACCCGATGATGTGAAAATCAGCGTATTTGACGGTGAAAAGAGTACAGTAGTGGAGATTGTTGTCGACAATGAAGATGTTGCAAAGTTGGTAGGACGACAAGGGCGGACGATTAAAGCTCTCCGTACCATTGCAATGACAGTTGCTGCGCGTATTGGCCGAAAAGTTCGATTGGAAATTGTTCAATAG
- the fabF gene encoding beta-ketoacyl-ACP synthase II, translating to MKKRRIVVTGMSVVSCFGQDVDHFYDCLLRGKSGVRPITAFPCEEYPTRFAASVQDFDPGDYIDKKQARRVDPFIRYTMVSGKKALESANLKQEDLEQLDKGRCGVLIGSGMGGMSVFFEGNKTLFDKGFSRITPFFVPYIITNMGGALLAIDLGFTGPNYSISTACATANYCIVSAAQHIQRGDADLMLCGGTEAPINPIGVAGFVVIKALSERNDDMEGASRPFDKSRDGFVMGEGSGVLVLEELEHAKKRGAPILAEYLGGAISTDAYHMTSPREDGSGVAACIESAIDDAGIDKNRINYINAHATATKAGDLCEIRAIRSVLGDHCKDVKLNATKSMTGHCLGAAAGIEAVAVVKAIQTSKLHPTINLKDPEEELGDIDPIRDHAIDFNVDVAMSNSFGFGGHNSVILLAPYKE from the coding sequence ATGAAGAAAAGACGTATTGTCGTCACGGGAATGAGCGTAGTGTCCTGCTTCGGACAGGATGTAGACCATTTTTATGATTGTTTACTCCGAGGAAAAAGTGGGGTCCGCCCCATCACCGCCTTTCCTTGCGAAGAATATCCTACCCGCTTTGCAGCCTCAGTTCAAGACTTTGATCCAGGTGATTACATTGATAAAAAGCAAGCCAGACGGGTCGATCCCTTCATTCGCTACACGATGGTTTCTGGTAAGAAGGCTCTAGAATCTGCAAACCTCAAGCAAGAAGATTTAGAGCAGCTTGATAAAGGCCGATGTGGAGTTCTCATTGGCTCCGGAATGGGAGGCATGAGTGTCTTTTTCGAAGGAAATAAGACTCTTTTTGACAAAGGCTTTAGCCGAATCACTCCTTTCTTTGTCCCTTATATCATCACTAATATGGGTGGTGCTCTTCTCGCCATTGACTTAGGCTTTACCGGGCCGAACTACTCGATTTCAACAGCTTGCGCGACTGCTAACTACTGTATAGTTTCTGCTGCTCAACACATCCAACGAGGGGATGCAGACCTCATGTTGTGTGGAGGAACCGAAGCTCCCATTAACCCCATTGGAGTTGCCGGTTTCGTTGTCATCAAAGCTCTTTCGGAGCGTAACGATGACATGGAAGGTGCTTCTCGTCCGTTTGATAAATCCCGCGACGGGTTTGTCATGGGTGAAGGGTCAGGTGTTCTTGTTCTAGAAGAACTTGAGCATGCCAAAAAACGGGGCGCGCCAATTTTGGCCGAATATCTTGGGGGTGCCATTTCTACTGACGCTTACCACATGACTAGTCCTCGTGAAGACGGGTCAGGTGTTGCTGCATGTATCGAGAGCGCGATAGACGATGCTGGGATTGATAAAAACCGTATCAACTATATCAATGCGCATGCCACAGCAACGAAAGCTGGAGATCTTTGCGAAATCCGCGCCATACGTTCGGTTTTAGGCGACCACTGCAAAGACGTGAAACTCAATGCAACGAAATCGATGACAGGGCACTGCTTAGGTGCTGCTGCGGGAATCGAAGCAGTTGCAGTAGTCAAAGCCATTCAAACTTCAAAACTGCACCCAACCATCAACCTCAAAGATCCCGAAGAAGAACTTGGCGATATTGATCCGATTCGCGATCATGCCATTGATTTTAACGTCGATGTAGCCATGTCCAACTCGTTTGGATTTGGGGGGCATAATTCTGTGATCTTGCTAGCACCTTATAAGGAATGA
- the rsfS gene encoding ribosome silencing factor, which yields MESDSSELVRELALTLYKKKGTNIIALDVRGVSAVTDFVLIADGNVERHVIALAHEIEDFMKKQGRKSVQVEGMGTGDWIVLDFFEIIVHLFIPKMRQKYQLERLWADGEIIDVDFEVSTSALEKR from the coding sequence ATGGAATCGGACTCTTCCGAACTGGTCAGAGAACTCGCACTGACTCTCTATAAGAAAAAAGGCACTAATATTATTGCGCTCGATGTTAGAGGGGTCTCAGCCGTTACAGATTTTGTTTTAATTGCCGATGGAAACGTCGAAAGACACGTGATAGCTCTAGCTCATGAGATAGAAGATTTCATGAAAAAGCAAGGGCGCAAATCGGTGCAGGTCGAAGGGATGGGAACAGGCGATTGGATCGTTCTCGACTTTTTTGAGATTATCGTTCACCTATTTATTCCCAAAATGCGGCAAAAATATCAGTTAGAAAGGCTCTGGGCTGATGGAGAAATCATCGATGTCGACTTTGAGGTTTCCACTAGCGCACTTGAAAAGAGGTAA
- the cutA gene encoding divalent-cation tolerance protein CutA, whose translation MDKYIQIEWTCSSLEEGRKIARELVEQRLVACANIVPHIESIYRWEGKIEADQEVKVLFKTESVHFERIKSYIETHANYDVPAILVFSILAGNTSYLEWLSETVTSSMSRDDS comes from the coding sequence GTGGATAAATACATTCAAATCGAATGGACCTGCTCAAGTCTCGAAGAGGGGAGAAAGATTGCGCGAGAGCTTGTCGAACAAAGGCTTGTCGCTTGCGCCAATATCGTGCCACATATCGAGTCTATCTATCGTTGGGAAGGGAAAATAGAAGCAGACCAAGAAGTTAAGGTCTTGTTTAAGACAGAATCAGTTCATTTTGAAAGAATTAAGTCTTATATCGAAACACATGCAAACTATGACGTTCCTGCGATTTTGGTCTTTTCGATACTTGCTGGAAATACAAGCTATCTCGAGTGGCTTTCTGAAACGGTTACTTCATCAATGTCCAGAGATGATTCTTGA
- a CDS encoding GNAT family N-acetyltransferase yields the protein MSIEVRKVSSAEDYENCLRIRRKVFIEGMNVPEEHEIDAYEKEATHFLALYHGTPAATGRIRLKKGFVKFERIATLSEFRGKGLASALMEAMQQEALDQYPTYLPAMHAQVSALSFYLKLGWVTVGAVFEEAGIDHQVMILPPQDVSKLRCLTDPATPQPILDYLKSQ from the coding sequence ATGTCTATTGAAGTGCGTAAAGTTTCATCTGCCGAAGATTATGAGAATTGCCTTCGTATCCGGCGCAAAGTGTTCATCGAAGGAATGAATGTTCCAGAAGAGCATGAAATCGATGCCTATGAAAAAGAGGCAACCCACTTTCTTGCGCTCTACCATGGCACTCCAGCTGCAACAGGCCGCATACGACTCAAAAAAGGATTCGTGAAATTTGAGCGAATCGCTACTCTTTCAGAATTTCGTGGCAAAGGACTGGCTAGCGCGCTGATGGAAGCAATGCAGCAAGAAGCCCTAGACCAGTATCCCACATACTTGCCGGCAATGCATGCTCAAGTGAGCGCCCTTTCGTTTTATCTTAAACTTGGTTGGGTGACCGTGGGTGCTGTTTTCGAAGAAGCTGGCATTGATCACCAGGTGATGATTTTACCTCCACAAGATGTTTCTAAATTGAGGTGTCTCACCGATCCTGCAACGCCACAGCCTATCCTTGACTATTTAAAGTCTCAATGA
- the murC gene encoding UDP-N-acetylmuramate--L-alanine ligase, with protein sequence MNTKTHFLGIGGIGMSALAHILLEKGEKVSGSDQSQTPVLRALEDKGAVISDEIDPQSQVVFSSAIKKGHPLLEQAKKLGCPLYHRSQFLEKLMAEQTPLLISGTHGKTSTSGLLTWVFLTAGLSPSYAVGGILKNTEQNGGYGKSKWFIAEADESDGSFLNYRGEAAILTNLEVEHLDFWENEEKLIEGFRQFATQVKTVIWCRDDPLLTSLDLGGISYGLSNKAAWQLQSVCQEGMQLCFAIAHEEKRYENIVLPQVGRHQALNACAVWALAMTYGVSEDVLRKAFQTFKGVKRRLEKKGESKGIVVYDDYAHHPTEVKALLTSLKQAIGMRRLVAIFQPHRYTRTRDCMQEFTTAFEAADEVHITDIYSAGETPIEGITGEKLSQQISGSIYWKTFPTFQEGDVVVTIGAGDITYLGPKILESLT encoded by the coding sequence ATGAATACGAAGACCCATTTTTTAGGAATCGGTGGCATTGGGATGAGCGCTTTAGCGCATATTCTTCTTGAAAAAGGAGAAAAAGTGTCAGGATCAGACCAGAGCCAGACTCCTGTGCTACGCGCTTTAGAAGACAAAGGAGCTGTGATAAGCGACGAAATCGACCCACAGTCACAAGTTGTCTTTAGTAGCGCCATCAAAAAGGGACATCCTTTGCTAGAGCAAGCAAAAAAATTAGGGTGTCCTCTCTATCATCGCTCCCAATTTTTGGAGAAGCTGATGGCAGAGCAAACCCCACTGCTCATTTCTGGCACACATGGGAAAACTTCTACATCCGGCCTTCTTACATGGGTTTTTCTGACTGCAGGGCTTTCTCCCTCTTACGCAGTCGGGGGAATCTTAAAAAATACCGAGCAAAATGGGGGATATGGAAAAAGCAAGTGGTTCATTGCAGAAGCTGATGAAAGCGACGGTTCTTTTTTAAACTATAGGGGCGAAGCAGCTATCTTGACCAACTTGGAAGTTGAGCATTTGGACTTTTGGGAAAATGAAGAGAAGCTCATCGAAGGGTTTAGACAGTTCGCTACTCAAGTGAAAACTGTGATATGGTGCAGAGATGATCCTCTTTTGACTTCACTTGATCTGGGGGGGATTTCTTATGGCTTATCAAATAAAGCTGCATGGCAACTTCAATCCGTTTGCCAGGAAGGGATGCAACTATGCTTTGCGATTGCGCATGAAGAGAAGCGGTATGAAAACATCGTGCTCCCTCAAGTAGGGAGGCATCAAGCGTTGAATGCATGCGCCGTTTGGGCCTTAGCAATGACTTATGGCGTTTCGGAAGATGTGCTCAGAAAAGCCTTTCAAACTTTTAAGGGAGTGAAGAGGCGGCTCGAAAAAAAAGGAGAAAGTAAAGGGATTGTTGTTTATGACGACTATGCTCATCACCCAACAGAGGTGAAAGCTCTTTTGACTTCACTGAAACAAGCCATCGGGATGCGCCGCTTAGTTGCCATTTTTCAACCTCATCGTTACACCCGCACGCGAGATTGCATGCAAGAGTTTACAACCGCATTTGAGGCGGCAGATGAGGTACACATTACAGACATCTACTCCGCGGGTGAAACACCTATTGAAGGAATCACGGGTGAGAAACTATCTCAACAAATTTCTGGAAGCATTTATTGGAAAACGTTTCCCACATTTCAAGAAGGAGATGTGGTTGTGACAATCGGCGCTGGGGACATCACATATTTAGGTCCTAAAATCCTGGAGAGTTTGACATGA
- the miaA gene encoding tRNA (adenosine(37)-N6)-dimethylallyltransferase MiaA has translation MHDGIVQHEAPDYLPYRQRNRDPHLNKRVIVIAGPTAAGKSRLAFEMAKLIDGEIISADSVQVYRGMDIGTAKVSTQEMLQIPHHLIDICDLHESFNVMQFYEQATTAMREILRRERTPIVVGGTGFYLHSLIYGPPEGPPASPEIREKLEEDMEKFGPEALYERLRQYDSEYANTINFRDRHKIIRALEIIALTGKKVSDFKGPREAKVTQEFDFRCWFLYFPTEILYPRIEMRCDEMIAQGFIEEVEGLQELLRHNITAAQAIGYRQCLNFLETERTDSDWERFVWEFKKASRRYAKRQFTWFRKEPLFRWVDIDIHGYQKVLELILQDYESRY, from the coding sequence ATGCATGATGGCATCGTTCAACACGAAGCCCCAGATTACCTTCCTTATAGACAACGCAATAGAGATCCTCACTTAAACAAGCGAGTCATTGTCATAGCAGGGCCCACGGCGGCTGGAAAGTCCCGCTTAGCCTTTGAAATGGCAAAATTAATCGATGGGGAAATCATTTCTGCTGATTCTGTTCAAGTTTACAGAGGCATGGACATTGGAACAGCAAAAGTCTCGACTCAAGAAATGTTGCAGATTCCTCACCATCTTATTGACATTTGTGATCTGCACGAAAGCTTCAATGTGATGCAGTTTTATGAGCAGGCAACAACTGCGATGCGGGAAATTTTGAGGCGAGAACGGACTCCCATTGTCGTTGGAGGAACTGGGTTTTACCTTCATTCGCTGATTTATGGTCCTCCTGAAGGGCCGCCTGCTTCCCCCGAAATTCGTGAAAAGCTCGAAGAAGACATGGAAAAGTTTGGGCCTGAAGCGCTATATGAACGGCTGAGACAATATGACTCAGAGTATGCAAACACAATCAATTTTCGTGACAGACACAAAATCATTCGTGCTCTCGAAATCATCGCTCTTACAGGAAAGAAAGTTAGTGATTTTAAAGGACCTCGAGAGGCAAAAGTCACTCAAGAATTTGATTTCCGCTGTTGGTTTCTTTACTTTCCAACAGAGATTCTCTACCCGCGCATTGAAATGCGCTGTGATGAAATGATTGCTCAAGGGTTTATCGAAGAAGTCGAAGGATTGCAAGAGCTGCTTCGACATAACATCACAGCAGCTCAAGCCATTGGATACCGGCAATGCTTGAATTTTCTTGAGACAGAGCGAACTGACAGTGATTGGGAGCGGTTTGTGTGGGAATTTAAAAAAGCTTCACGTCGCTATGCAAAGAGGCAGTTCACTTGGTTTCGAAAAGAACCACTCTTTCGCTGGGTTGACATTGACATCCATGGCTATCAAAAAGTACTTGAGCTTATTCTCCAGGACTATGAGAGCCGATATTAA
- a CDS encoding cell division protein FtsQ/DivIB, with translation MRRVLLFSTIVFISLCLASGSYFYHLYQERKACRVAGVPIQIIAQTGPEKEALKTAYLAELLNLSSDESREGIQERVAEEKLLKSPVIKEAKVKRIAPGILSIDYSMRKPYVFLADYENLALDREGHPFPFSPFYTPKNMPRLYLGQPQARWCVPVKNRALAFEILDYLEREIDFFEVESLDVSEATHPSLGRREVVLVLKTEAGKHYLRLTPLGYQQEFKRYLLLQPPEGDQIIDLRLQKLAFIKEKKRG, from the coding sequence ATGAGACGAGTGCTTTTATTTAGCACGATTGTTTTCATTTCTTTGTGCTTGGCAAGTGGCTCTTATTTTTATCATCTCTATCAGGAAAGAAAAGCGTGCCGAGTTGCCGGCGTTCCCATTCAAATCATTGCTCAAACAGGTCCTGAAAAAGAAGCGCTCAAGACGGCTTACTTAGCTGAACTACTCAACCTTTCTAGTGATGAGTCAAGAGAGGGAATTCAAGAAAGGGTTGCTGAAGAGAAGCTTTTAAAAAGCCCTGTTATCAAAGAAGCCAAAGTTAAACGGATTGCCCCTGGGATTCTATCGATTGATTATAGTATGCGTAAACCTTATGTCTTTTTAGCTGATTATGAAAATCTCGCACTCGATCGGGAAGGACATCCTTTTCCCTTTTCACCTTTTTACACCCCAAAAAACATGCCACGCCTCTATCTGGGACAGCCTCAGGCTCGTTGGTGTGTACCCGTGAAAAATCGAGCGCTAGCCTTTGAAATTCTCGATTATCTCGAAAGAGAAATTGATTTTTTTGAAGTCGAGTCTCTTGATGTGTCAGAGGCAACACACCCCTCATTAGGTCGAAGAGAGGTCGTCTTAGTCCTAAAAACTGAGGCTGGTAAGCACTATCTTCGCCTCACCCCCTTAGGCTATCAACAGGAATTCAAGCGGTATCTTCTCCTTCAACCTCCTGAAGGAGACCAAATCATCGACCTACGTCTTCAAAAATTGGCATTTATCAAGGAAAAAAAACGTGGATAA
- a CDS encoding AMP-binding protein: protein MPRFFYFLSSFLLRLILSLRYRIEVKNLKGLLDPKALKKGGILFLPNHPAEIDPLVMNALLLGKFQPRPLVIEHFYYMQGAHLFMKWVNALPMPNFEMSANTWKIKEVEKAMQKVQKAIKKGDNFLVYPSGHLKADGREIVGGNSFVHRILELCPEVQIVLVRTTGLWGSTFSRAVTGQSPDFWKMLIHGLKVILKNGIFFVPRRKVTVEFSLPPADFPCKGSRLEINRYLENWYNRYRDHAGYITDREPVKLVSFSLFSKDVPVITRPEKRERRSEPVDVPENIRQDVYEELARLSGRMENDFKDDMELAVDLGLDSLDYASIQAFLDERYDVDSIVPEKMRTVADLFELIVEGKVKGKSIDVANKEQYAWPKEKFRSAVRYPKGETLQEVFLNTCDRMKNAVACGDEVSKFLTYRRLKIGVIVLARKLQQLPDPYIGVLLPSSVGAFALILAILMAGKIPVILNWTAGARSLNFADDLLDLKTVFSSRRFLERVDSLELGSLEDKVIVLEEFRKEITLKEKLKGAWLARKKARALKRIFRLNQIKPEDPAVILFTSGTETYPKAVPLTHQNIIANQKSALSVVKINRDDILLGILPPFHSFGFSVTGLLPLLTGLRVFFSPDPTDSHAMARDCYLRDITLLCCAPSFYRNLFRVATPRQLKTVRMFVTGAEKAPKELFDSVANLEGNRILIEGYGITECSPIVTLCPPGEPPKGVGKPLPGVQLCVIHPETEERLSGQKQGEICIKGPNVFRGYMGKNAPNPFIEIDGEKWYRSGDLGTLDSQGALLYSGRMKRFVKIGAEMVSLTALEEELSKHAKKKGWIPQDEETPQLAVGVFEKESGKPLLVLFATFAASPQEVNSALRDLGFGRIVKIQGVKQVAEIPMTGTGKIHFRRINEMLQSEQ, encoded by the coding sequence ATGCCCCGTTTCTTCTACTTTTTATCGAGCTTTCTACTCCGCCTCATTTTGAGCTTGCGGTATCGAATTGAGGTCAAGAACCTCAAAGGACTGCTTGATCCTAAGGCCTTGAAAAAAGGGGGGATACTGTTCTTACCGAACCACCCTGCAGAGATAGATCCTTTAGTGATGAATGCGCTATTGCTTGGAAAGTTTCAGCCACGACCTCTAGTGATTGAACACTTTTATTATATGCAGGGCGCCCATCTCTTTATGAAATGGGTCAATGCCTTGCCGATGCCTAACTTTGAAATGTCGGCCAATACCTGGAAGATCAAAGAAGTCGAAAAGGCGATGCAAAAAGTGCAAAAGGCGATCAAGAAAGGGGATAATTTTTTGGTGTATCCCTCAGGCCATTTGAAAGCTGATGGACGTGAAATTGTCGGAGGGAATTCATTTGTGCACCGCATTTTGGAACTTTGCCCAGAGGTTCAAATTGTCCTTGTACGCACAACGGGTCTTTGGGGGAGCACGTTTTCACGTGCGGTGACCGGTCAGTCTCCAGATTTTTGGAAAATGCTAATACATGGGCTCAAGGTTATTTTAAAGAATGGGATTTTCTTTGTGCCGAGGAGAAAGGTGACTGTAGAGTTTTCCCTTCCACCAGCGGATTTTCCCTGTAAGGGGAGTCGCCTTGAAATCAATCGGTACCTGGAAAACTGGTACAATCGGTACCGTGATCATGCGGGTTACATCACGGATCGGGAACCAGTGAAGCTTGTCTCTTTTAGCCTATTTTCAAAAGATGTCCCTGTGATCACGCGGCCAGAAAAACGAGAAAGACGGAGCGAACCTGTTGATGTACCAGAGAATATTCGCCAAGATGTGTACGAAGAGTTAGCGCGTCTTTCTGGGCGAATGGAAAATGATTTTAAAGATGACATGGAGCTTGCAGTAGATCTCGGGTTAGATTCCCTTGACTATGCAAGTATTCAGGCTTTTTTAGATGAGCGGTATGATGTCGACTCGATTGTTCCCGAAAAGATGCGGACTGTTGCCGATCTATTTGAATTGATTGTAGAAGGAAAGGTCAAGGGTAAGTCGATCGATGTGGCAAATAAGGAACAATATGCATGGCCAAAAGAAAAGTTTCGTTCTGCTGTTCGCTATCCAAAAGGAGAGACTTTGCAAGAGGTGTTTTTAAACACTTGTGATCGGATGAAAAATGCTGTCGCTTGTGGCGATGAGGTGTCCAAATTTTTGACCTATCGACGCCTAAAGATAGGTGTGATTGTGTTGGCACGCAAACTTCAACAATTGCCAGATCCATACATTGGAGTTTTACTTCCGTCTTCTGTCGGTGCTTTTGCTCTTATTCTCGCGATTTTAATGGCGGGAAAAATTCCTGTGATCTTGAACTGGACAGCGGGTGCGCGCAGCTTAAACTTTGCAGATGACCTGCTCGATCTCAAAACTGTTTTTAGTTCACGCCGCTTTTTAGAACGAGTCGATAGCTTGGAGCTGGGCTCTCTTGAAGACAAGGTAATTGTTTTAGAAGAGTTCCGCAAAGAGATCACTCTGAAAGAGAAACTGAAAGGAGCGTGGCTTGCGCGAAAAAAAGCGCGGGCGTTGAAAAGAATTTTTCGACTCAATCAGATAAAGCCAGAAGATCCAGCAGTGATTTTATTTACAAGTGGAACTGAAACCTATCCTAAGGCGGTTCCTCTGACTCATCAGAACATCATTGCCAATCAAAAATCGGCCTTAAGCGTGGTAAAAATCAACCGTGATGATATCTTGCTTGGAATTTTGCCCCCTTTTCACTCGTTTGGGTTTTCTGTGACGGGACTTTTGCCTCTTTTGACAGGTTTACGTGTCTTCTTTTCACCTGATCCAACAGACAGTCACGCTATGGCGCGCGATTGTTACCTTCGGGACATTACCCTTTTATGTTGTGCGCCGAGTTTCTACCGTAACTTATTTCGCGTGGCAACGCCTCGACAACTCAAAACAGTACGGATGTTTGTCACAGGGGCAGAAAAAGCACCGAAAGAACTTTTTGACTCTGTAGCAAATCTCGAAGGTAATCGGATTTTGATTGAAGGATACGGGATCACTGAATGCTCACCGATCGTAACTCTTTGTCCTCCTGGAGAGCCTCCAAAGGGAGTTGGTAAGCCTTTGCCAGGAGTTCAATTGTGTGTGATTCACCCCGAAACAGAAGAAAGACTTTCTGGACAAAAGCAGGGAGAGATCTGTATCAAAGGGCCGAACGTTTTTAGGGGATACATGGGCAAGAATGCTCCCAATCCGTTTATTGAAATTGACGGGGAAAAGTGGTATCGTAGTGGCGATTTAGGAACTCTTGACTCACAGGGGGCTCTTCTCTACAGTGGCCGGATGAAGCGGTTTGTGAAAATCGGAGCAGAAATGGTCAGCTTGACGGCGCTTGAAGAAGAACTTTCCAAACATGCGAAGAAAAAAGGATGGATTCCTCAAGACGAGGAAACACCTCAGCTGGCTGTTGGTGTGTTTGAAAAAGAAAGTGGGAAGCCGCTACTTGTTCTCTTTGCAACGTTTGCGGCCTCTCCTCAAGAAGTGAACAGTGCACTGCGTGATTTGGGATTTGGGCGGATTGTCAAAATTCAAGGAGTCAAGCAGGTTGCAGAAATTCCGATGACAGGAACTGGGAAGATCCACTTTCGTCGGATCAATGAGATGTTACAAAGCGAGCAATGA
- the nadD gene encoding nicotinate (nicotinamide) nucleotide adenylyltransferase, protein MGSDLRIGFFGGTFDPIHLGHLNLVVELKEKCRLDQVLLCPTQLSPTKQDRPAVAENFHRLEMVKLAIEDIPWTEVTEIEIGRPPPSYTVETIDLLKKREGKWKHFFLMMAEDSAYEIGSWKKPEKLLEMAPPLVGTRHGFDPSRLEMLPPTIKSKLEEGWIQISAMDISSTLLRERLKRRLFCGHLIPAKVLDYIYVNRLYYTS, encoded by the coding sequence TTGGGAAGTGATTTAAGGATTGGCTTTTTCGGGGGGACTTTCGATCCCATTCACTTGGGACATCTCAACTTGGTGGTTGAACTTAAAGAAAAATGTCGCTTAGACCAAGTTCTTCTTTGCCCTACGCAGCTCTCACCCACAAAACAAGACCGCCCAGCAGTAGCTGAAAATTTCCATCGTCTAGAAATGGTCAAGCTTGCAATCGAAGATATTCCATGGACTGAAGTGACCGAAATTGAAATCGGGCGTCCACCTCCCTCTTATACCGTTGAAACTATCGACCTTCTTAAGAAACGAGAAGGGAAGTGGAAGCATTTCTTTCTCATGATGGCTGAAGACTCAGCCTATGAAATTGGCAGCTGGAAAAAGCCTGAAAAACTCTTGGAAATGGCTCCGCCACTCGTTGGCACACGCCACGGATTTGATCCGAGCCGTTTGGAAATGCTTCCACCAACTATCAAATCAAAATTAGAAGAGGGGTGGATTCAAATTTCTGCTATGGATATCAGCAGCACTCTTCTTCGAGAGAGACTTAAAAGAAGATTATTCTGCGGTCATCTTATTCCCGCAAAAGTCCTAGACTACATATATGTAAATCGATTATATTATACTTCTTAA
- a CDS encoding HAD family hydrolase, with the protein MISVSAFDLDHTLVHSNCSLLFYRHLIKKGIFHPLSFLRALIYKSQYELCGMPLQDLHKKVFRRFLQGQPLKRIEDEVQNFLEADFYRYLYMPAYSRLRRAQHEGHHTVIISNSPSFLVRPIANYLEVTEWYSSEYLTDEKGTLKEVGSILLGDGKANYLQKIIRKLKTKREKVTAYSDSMIDLPFLYAAGRAIVVNPSGKMRKISEEKHWEVI; encoded by the coding sequence TTGATTTCCGTAAGCGCTTTTGATCTGGATCATACTTTAGTCCACTCTAATTGTAGTCTACTTTTTTACCGTCATTTGATTAAAAAAGGGATCTTCCATCCATTGTCGTTTTTGCGTGCATTGATTTACAAGTCGCAGTACGAGCTTTGTGGCATGCCGCTGCAAGATTTACACAAAAAAGTATTCCGTCGCTTTCTTCAAGGTCAACCCTTGAAGCGCATTGAAGATGAAGTTCAGAACTTTTTAGAAGCTGATTTTTACCGCTATCTCTACATGCCAGCCTATTCCCGTTTACGTCGTGCTCAGCACGAAGGGCATCATACTGTGATCATTTCGAATTCTCCTTCGTTTTTAGTGCGCCCTATTGCCAACTATTTAGAAGTGACCGAGTGGTACAGCTCTGAATATCTCACCGATGAAAAGGGAACCCTCAAAGAGGTGGGATCCATTCTTCTTGGGGATGGAAAGGCCAACTACTTACAAAAAATCATTCGGAAACTCAAAACCAAGAGGGAAAAAGTCACAGCCTATTCAGATAGTATGATCGATCTTCCCTTCCTCTATGCAGCGGGGAGAGCGATTGTTGTGAACCCAAGCGGCAAGATGCGAAAAATTTCCGAGGAAAAACATTGGGAAGTGATTTAA
- a CDS encoding bis(5'-nucleosyl)-tetraphosphatase yields the protein MKKELCYGIVPLTYRENYWEVFILLHLKGNYWGFPKGHGEIGESPKQSAERELKEETSMTIIRYLPHSYLTHCYKFERDGELIDKHVQYYLAEVNPKYFVDSPEVIQGKWIALKDLLDHVTFEDEGKLFKQVIETLNSQG from the coding sequence ATGAAGAAAGAACTCTGCTATGGGATTGTCCCACTCACTTATCGAGAAAATTACTGGGAAGTCTTCATTCTATTGCACCTAAAAGGAAACTATTGGGGCTTTCCTAAGGGGCATGGTGAAATAGGTGAATCTCCCAAGCAAAGTGCTGAACGAGAGCTCAAAGAAGAAACCTCGATGACTATTATTCGGTACTTGCCTCACTCTTATCTAACCCATTGTTACAAATTCGAGCGAGACGGTGAGCTCATCGACAAACATGTTCAATATTATCTTGCCGAAGTCAATCCCAAGTACTTTGTCGACTCCCCTGAGGTCATCCAAGGAAAGTGGATTGCACTTAAAGATCTTCTCGATCACGTCACATTTGAAGATGAAGGAAAACTCTTCAAACAAGTCATTGAGACTTTAAATAGTCAAGGATAG